In the Salarias fasciatus chromosome 13, fSalaFa1.1, whole genome shotgun sequence genome, one interval contains:
- the rtkn2 gene encoding rhotekin-2: protein MLEQECAAASEWTDIMDEQRGVQTSRRTGSGGRSLLSAGSAVAMEIKRKKIRQSALFLQTENTNLQEKLDFEMRMREGAYKLLLACSKRQQILNASKNLLTCNARIKAYLAQLQRKHEEQGVMGAAKRFSDPVSEDRFPCFGTIALSGLRIPLMWRDSDHFNDRGSSRRVALFCVMQLGSEVFDTEMVVVDRSVTDVCFEGVTIFKEAVPQFELKVELWSCALEEELTLVNTPKKLAKKLRSSLGKTTGKKLCSLLDTPDPDTFLLHNPIPSGAKYNLLAYTTLCLPEAEGSFQSHSLIVLQNAEWSSWLPLYGNLCCRLVAQPACMTQDMMAGYLSQKQTVEGMSRCCSLYCVLGAGFLSCYFTPEEIEAKVEPTLKVPINKDTRICAMEKASVGQKSRSLSIINPSPEGSQTLVFTADSREQLDDWLDALYQHLYDQSQWLHCCHRLMKIEVASPRKPSLFLTKQADSVYNDLSINSPGKFESITDIIHNKIEETDGHFLIGHDEEREAPNWSTLFDGSQSIVVQKSLLSHSKTSTPFTSPNPSASSTPVGGKKRRAPPPPADREPYAAPPRPARPPLPPQHRHPPQSSQEKENADAPRPATRPKTGRPSLDAKFSAIIQQLQRNNAGGAARNAPLGVLDVQPQCQPQRPDCQTPEAAAEHGFVRAGGGPAPVPAPRSKLRKSFRERMNLKML, encoded by the exons ATGTTGGAGCAGGAATGTGCGGCTGCTAGCGAATGGACTGACATCATGGACGAGCAGCGGGGCGTTCAAACCTCCAGACGGACCGGGAGCGGTGGCAGGTCGCTGTTATCGGCCGGATCCGCGGTGGCGATGGAGATTAAACGGAAGAAAATTCGACAGAGTGCCTTATTCCTTCAAACCGAG AACACAAACCTACAGGAGAAGCTCGACTTTGAGATGCGGATGCGGGAGGGAGCCTACAAGCTTCTGCTGGCCTGCAGTAAGAGACAGCAGATTCTCAACGCCTCCAAGAACCTGCTGACCTGCAACGCCAGGATCAAGGCTTACCTGgcacagctgcagaggaaacacgaGGAGCAGGGCGTGATGGGAGCTGCCAAAAG ATTTTCAGATCCAGTTTCAGAGGACCGTTTTCCCTGTTTTGGGACGATTGCACTGTCTG GGCTGCGCATTCCCCTGATGTGGAGGGATTCAGACCACTTCAATGACAGAGGGA GCTCTCGCCGGGTGGCTCTGTTCTGTGTGATGCAGCTTGGATCGGAGGTGTTCGACACGGAGATGGTGGTGGTGGACAGATCGGTCACGGACGTCTGCTTCGAGGGAGTCACCATCTT tAAAGAAGCAGTCCCCCAGTTCGAGCTGAAGGTGGAGCTGTGGAGCTGcgccctggaggaggagctcacGTTGGTAAACACGCCAAAGAAACTGGCCAAGAAGCTCCGCAGCTCTCTTGGAAAGACGACTGGAAAGAAGCTCTGCTCCCTGCTGGACACTCCAGACCCTGACACCTTCCTGCTGCACAACCCAATCCCATC TGGAGCGAAGTACAACCTGCTGGCCTACACGACACTGTGCCTGCCCGAGGCTGAAGGCAGCTTTCAGTCCCACTCCCTCATTGTCCTCCAGAACG CCGAGTGGTCGTCCTGGCTCCCGCTCTACGGCAACCTGTGCTGCCGGTTGGTGGCCCAGCCGGCCTGCATGACGCAGGACATGATGGCCGGCTACCTGAGCCAGAAG caAACTGTGGAAGGGATGAGCCGCTGCTGCAGTCTGTACTGTGTGCTCGGTGCCGGATTTCTGTCCTGTTACTTCACTCCAGAGGAGATCGAGGCTAAAGTGGAGCCCACTCTCAAAGTACCCATCAATAAG GACACTCGGATCTGCGCCATGGAGAAGGCGTCGGTGGGACAGAAATCCCGGAGCCTGTCCATCATCAACCCCTCGCCGGAGGGGTCTCAGACCCTCGTCTTCACGGCGgacagcagggagcagctggaCGACTGGCTGGACGCCCTCTATCAGCACCTCTACGATCAAA GCCAGTGGCTCCACTGCTGCCACCGGCTAATGAAGATCGAGGTCGCGTCACCAAGGAAACCATCACTCTTCCTCACCAAGCAGGCCGACTCTGTTTACAACGACCTCA GCATAAATTCCCCCGGAAAGTTTGAGAGCATCACAGACATCATCCACAATAAGATCGAGGAGACGGACGGCCACTTCCTCATCGGCCACGACGAGGAGCGCGAGGCGCCCAACTGGTCCACGCTGTTCGACGGCTCCCAGTCCATAGTGGTGCAGAAGAGTCTCCTGTCCCACAGCAAGACCTCCACCCCTTTCACAAGCCCCAATCCCAGCGCCAGCTCGACGCCCGTCGGCGGCAAGAAGCGGCGCGCTCCGCCGCCCCCGGCCGACCGAGAGCCGTACGCGGCGCCTCCCCGCCCGGCCAGGCCTCCCCTGCCCCCCCAGCACCGTCACCCCCCGCAGTCCAGCCAGGAGAAGGAGAACGCCGACGCTCCCCGACCCGCCACCAGGCCGAAAACGGGCAGGCCGTCTCTGGACGCCAAGTTCTCCGCCatcatccagcagctccagaggaacaacgcgggcggagcggcgaggaACGCCCCGCTGGGCGTCCTGGACGTCCAGCCGCAGTGTCAGCCTCAGAGGCCGGACTGCCAGACCCCCGAGGCCGCGGCCGAGCACGGCTTCGTCAGGGCTGGCggcggtccggctccagtcccTGCGCCGAGGAGCAAACTCAGGAAGTCTTTCAGAGAGAGGATGAACCTCAAAATGTTGTAA